The proteins below come from a single Cannabis sativa cultivar Pink pepper isolate KNU-18-1 chromosome 3, ASM2916894v1, whole genome shotgun sequence genomic window:
- the LOC115710164 gene encoding probable inactive purple acid phosphatase 27 isoform X2 produces MRVQLKKMKCLNYLWLSITLLGLVHFPVAHSRGSHGGDGDGVQPLSKIAIHRAVYELHENASVKTLPLVLGTKGEDFQWIDVKFESPNPSDDDWIAVFSPANFNSSTCPATDIMEEAPYICSAPIKYKFANDSNTDYAKTGKANLKFRLINQREDFSFALFSGGLSNPKLVAVSNSISFANPKAPLYPRLAQGKSWNEMSVTWTSGYDINEAVPFVEWGFKGRPQIQSPAGTLTFGRNSMCGTPARTFGWRDPGFIHTSFLMDLWPNSKYSYKLGHMLHNGTIIWSKTYYFKSSPYPGQNSLQRVVIFGDMGKAERDGSNEYSNYQPGSLNTTDQIIKDLDNIDIVFHIGDISYANGYISQWDQFTAQVEPIASTLPYMIASGNHERDVPGSGSFYDGNDSGGECGVLAENMFYVPAENRAKFWYSTKFGMFHFCIADSEHDWREGSEQYKFIEKCLASADRQKQPWLIFAAHRVLGYSSSYWKDGSFGEPMGRESLQKLWQKYKVDIAFFGHVHNYERTCPIYQNQCMNSEKSHYSGTVNGTIHVVVGGGGSHLTKFGETEPTWSIYRDVDFGFVKLTSFNHSWLLFEYKKSSDGNVYDSFTISRDYRDVLACVYDGCEPTTLAS; encoded by the exons ATGAGAGTTCAGCTGAAAAAAATGAAGTGCTTGAACTATTTATGGCTGAGTATTACATTATTAGGATTAGTACATTTTCCAGTGGCTCACTCCAGAGGCAGCCATGGTGGAGATGGAGATGGAGTTCAGCCACTGTCTAAGATTGCTATCCACAGAGCTGTTTATGAGCTTCATGAAAACGCGTCTGTCAAAACACTACCACTTGTTCTTGGCACCAAG GGGGAAGATTTTCAATGGATCGATGTCAAATTTGAATCACCTAATCCTAGTGATGATGATTGGATTGCTGTGTTTTCTCCAGCAAATTTCAA CTCCTCTACCTGTCCAGCTACAGACATTATGGAAGAAGCTCCATATATATGTTCGGCTCCAATTAAG TACAAGTTTGCAAATGATTCCAACACTGATTATGCCAAGACAGGTAAGGCCAATTTGAAGTTTCGGTTGATCAATCAAAGAGAAGATTTCTCCTTCGCATTGTTCTCAGGCGGGTTATCAAAT CCGAAATTGGTCGCAGTTTCTAATTCTATAAGCTTTGCAAATCCAAAGGCCCCCCTTTATCCTCGTCTTGCACAAGGGAAGTCTTGGAACGAA ATGTCAGTAACCTGGACTAGTGGCTATGACATTAATGAAGCTGTACCCTTTGTCGAGTGGGGTTTCAAAGGAAGGCCTCAAATTCAATCACCAGCTGGAACATTGACTTTTGGTCGAAACAGCATGTGTG GCACACCAGCTCGAACATTCGGTTGGCGTGATCCTGGTTTCATCCATACAAGTTTTCTGATGGATTTGTGGCCTAACTCAAA GTACTCTTACAAGCTTGGACATATGTTACATAATGGTACCATTATCTGGAGCAAAACCTACTATTTTAAATCATCCCCATATCCTGGACAAAATTCATTACAGCGTGTGGTTATATTTGGTGACATGGGAAAA GCAGAGCGAGATGGTTCAAATGAGTACAGTAATTATCAACCAGGCTCACTTAACACCACAGATCAAATCATCAAGGACTTGGACAACATAGACATAGTTTTCCACATTGGAGATATTTCATATGCAAATGGATACATCTCACAATGGGACCAGTTCACAGCTCAAGTAGAGCCTATTGCATCAACTTTGCCATATATGATAGCAAG TGGAAATCATGAGCGTGATGTACCGGGGTCAGGATCATTCTACGATGGCAATGATTCAGGTGGCGAGTGTGGTGTGCTAGCTGAGAACATGTTCTATGTTCCTGCTGAGAACAGAGCCAAGTTCTG gtacTCAACAAAGTTTGGTATGTTTCACTTCTGTATAGCTGATAGTGAACATGACTGGAGAGAAGGTTCAGAACAGTACAAGTTCATAGAGAAATGCCTTGCCTCAGCAGATAGGCAAAAACAGCCTTGGTTGATCTTTGCAGCTCATCGGGTTTTGGGTTATTCTTCGTCTTACTGGAAAGATGGGTCATTTGGGGAGCCCATGGGAAGGGAGAGCTTACAAAAGCTATGGCAGAAGTACAAGGTGGACATTGCTTTCTTTGGCCATGTCCATAATTATGAGAGGACTTGTCCCATTTACCAG AATCAATGTATGAATAGTGAAAAATCACATTATTCTGGTACAGTTAATGGAACAATTCACGTAGTGGTTGGAGGTGGTGGGAGTCACTTAACAAAATTTGGGGAAACAGAACCAACATGGAGTATATATAGAGATGTTGACTTTGGATTTGTCAAACTTACATCATTCAACCATTCATGGCTATTGTTTGAGTACAAGAAGAGCAGTGATGGCAATGTCTATGATTCCTTTACCATCTCAAGAGACTATAGAGATGTTTTGGCTTGTGTTTATGATGGTTGTGAACCCACTACCTTAGCTTCATGA
- the LOC115710164 gene encoding probable inactive purple acid phosphatase 27 isoform X1 has protein sequence MRVQLKKMKCLNYLWLSITLLGLVHFPVAHSRGSHGGDGDGVQPLSKIAIHRAVYELHENASVKTLPLVLGTKGEDFQWIDVKFESPNPSDDDWIAVFSPANFKFCLLCLTFFVVLLLSCKAHCKLLICLFYYGSSSTCPATDIMEEAPYICSAPIKYKFANDSNTDYAKTGKANLKFRLINQREDFSFALFSGGLSNPKLVAVSNSISFANPKAPLYPRLAQGKSWNEMSVTWTSGYDINEAVPFVEWGFKGRPQIQSPAGTLTFGRNSMCGTPARTFGWRDPGFIHTSFLMDLWPNSKYSYKLGHMLHNGTIIWSKTYYFKSSPYPGQNSLQRVVIFGDMGKAERDGSNEYSNYQPGSLNTTDQIIKDLDNIDIVFHIGDISYANGYISQWDQFTAQVEPIASTLPYMIASGNHERDVPGSGSFYDGNDSGGECGVLAENMFYVPAENRAKFWYSTKFGMFHFCIADSEHDWREGSEQYKFIEKCLASADRQKQPWLIFAAHRVLGYSSSYWKDGSFGEPMGRESLQKLWQKYKVDIAFFGHVHNYERTCPIYQNQCMNSEKSHYSGTVNGTIHVVVGGGGSHLTKFGETEPTWSIYRDVDFGFVKLTSFNHSWLLFEYKKSSDGNVYDSFTISRDYRDVLACVYDGCEPTTLAS, from the exons ATGAGAGTTCAGCTGAAAAAAATGAAGTGCTTGAACTATTTATGGCTGAGTATTACATTATTAGGATTAGTACATTTTCCAGTGGCTCACTCCAGAGGCAGCCATGGTGGAGATGGAGATGGAGTTCAGCCACTGTCTAAGATTGCTATCCACAGAGCTGTTTATGAGCTTCATGAAAACGCGTCTGTCAAAACACTACCACTTGTTCTTGGCACCAAG GGGGAAGATTTTCAATGGATCGATGTCAAATTTGAATCACCTAATCCTAGTGATGATGATTGGATTGCTGTGTTTTCTCCAGCAAATTTCAAGTTTTGTCTTCTTTGTTTgactttttttgttgttttgttacTTTCTTGTAAGGCTCATTGTAAATTATTGATTTGTTTGTTCTATTATGGCAGCTCCTCTACCTGTCCAGCTACAGACATTATGGAAGAAGCTCCATATATATGTTCGGCTCCAATTAAG TACAAGTTTGCAAATGATTCCAACACTGATTATGCCAAGACAGGTAAGGCCAATTTGAAGTTTCGGTTGATCAATCAAAGAGAAGATTTCTCCTTCGCATTGTTCTCAGGCGGGTTATCAAAT CCGAAATTGGTCGCAGTTTCTAATTCTATAAGCTTTGCAAATCCAAAGGCCCCCCTTTATCCTCGTCTTGCACAAGGGAAGTCTTGGAACGAA ATGTCAGTAACCTGGACTAGTGGCTATGACATTAATGAAGCTGTACCCTTTGTCGAGTGGGGTTTCAAAGGAAGGCCTCAAATTCAATCACCAGCTGGAACATTGACTTTTGGTCGAAACAGCATGTGTG GCACACCAGCTCGAACATTCGGTTGGCGTGATCCTGGTTTCATCCATACAAGTTTTCTGATGGATTTGTGGCCTAACTCAAA GTACTCTTACAAGCTTGGACATATGTTACATAATGGTACCATTATCTGGAGCAAAACCTACTATTTTAAATCATCCCCATATCCTGGACAAAATTCATTACAGCGTGTGGTTATATTTGGTGACATGGGAAAA GCAGAGCGAGATGGTTCAAATGAGTACAGTAATTATCAACCAGGCTCACTTAACACCACAGATCAAATCATCAAGGACTTGGACAACATAGACATAGTTTTCCACATTGGAGATATTTCATATGCAAATGGATACATCTCACAATGGGACCAGTTCACAGCTCAAGTAGAGCCTATTGCATCAACTTTGCCATATATGATAGCAAG TGGAAATCATGAGCGTGATGTACCGGGGTCAGGATCATTCTACGATGGCAATGATTCAGGTGGCGAGTGTGGTGTGCTAGCTGAGAACATGTTCTATGTTCCTGCTGAGAACAGAGCCAAGTTCTG gtacTCAACAAAGTTTGGTATGTTTCACTTCTGTATAGCTGATAGTGAACATGACTGGAGAGAAGGTTCAGAACAGTACAAGTTCATAGAGAAATGCCTTGCCTCAGCAGATAGGCAAAAACAGCCTTGGTTGATCTTTGCAGCTCATCGGGTTTTGGGTTATTCTTCGTCTTACTGGAAAGATGGGTCATTTGGGGAGCCCATGGGAAGGGAGAGCTTACAAAAGCTATGGCAGAAGTACAAGGTGGACATTGCTTTCTTTGGCCATGTCCATAATTATGAGAGGACTTGTCCCATTTACCAG AATCAATGTATGAATAGTGAAAAATCACATTATTCTGGTACAGTTAATGGAACAATTCACGTAGTGGTTGGAGGTGGTGGGAGTCACTTAACAAAATTTGGGGAAACAGAACCAACATGGAGTATATATAGAGATGTTGACTTTGGATTTGTCAAACTTACATCATTCAACCATTCATGGCTATTGTTTGAGTACAAGAAGAGCAGTGATGGCAATGTCTATGATTCCTTTACCATCTCAAGAGACTATAGAGATGTTTTGGCTTGTGTTTATGATGGTTGTGAACCCACTACCTTAGCTTCATGA
- the LOC115710165 gene encoding uncharacterized protein LOC115710165 isoform X1 has translation MSNNYAHQTLAQMEEEEEEGGGGGGGVVQRSSDNDDNSDLSHEWATMARAWLCAFAQAKAVSMAEVEAWIDSNLDSIPEGIKSMPRPDLCQRLISIQNCIRLPVAPTPIQQEKEDNQADIPHARFQRTDQWRPVYSWLESLDKDEVVKSKDIIDWLTENPEVQEQLCSRHSRYHLMHYIKKCHMKILKRKDKRKGSQQTDKPASQKGLQQSEKPVSLKVNKDVVMKQPTRPVVHLSNNAIDLPKDSDAYLAKQKEALQKYEILVELEKLLSQSLKHQELIK, from the exons ATGTCCAATAATTATGCACACCAAACCCTAGCACAaatggaagaagaagaagaagaaggaggaggaggaggaggaggagttgTACAGAGAAGCTCTGATAACGATGACAACAGTGACCTATCACACGAGTGGGCCACCATGGCTCGAGCTTGGCTCTGTGCCTTCGCCCAAGCCAAAGCTGTGTCCATGGCCGAAGTCGAGGCATGGATTGACTCTAATCTTGATTCTATTCCTGAAGGCATTAAATCAATGCCTCGTCCTGATCTCTGTCAAAgacttatttctattcaaaattgCATAAGACTCCCCGTTGCTCCCACCCCCATTCAG CAGGAAAAAGAAGATAATCAAGCTGATATCCCACACGCTAGATTTCAACGAACTGATCAGTGGAGACCAGTTTATTCGTGGCTGGAATCTTTAGACAAAGATGAGGTGGTTAAATCTAAAGATATTATTGACTGGCTTACTGAGAACCCAGAAGTCCAGGAACAGTTATGCTCTAGACATTCTAGGTACCATTTGATGCATTACATAAAAAAGTGCCATATGAAGATCCTCAAGAGGAAGGATAAGAGGAAG GGGAGTCAGCAGACTGATAAACCAGCATCTCAAAAG GGGTTGCAGCAGTCTGAGAAACCAGTGTCTCTAAAGGTTAACAAAGATGTGGTGATGAAACAACCAACCCGTCCAGTCGTGCATCTAA GCAACAATGCAATTGATCTACCGAAAGATAGTGATGCATATTTGGCCAAGCAAAAGGAAGCATTGCAGAAATATGAGAT TTTAGTGGAGTTGGAGAAGTTACTTTCCCAATCTTTGAAGCATCAAGAACTAATCAAATGA
- the LOC115710165 gene encoding uncharacterized protein LOC115710165 isoform X2, translated as MSNNYAHQTLAQMEEEEEEGGGGGGGVVQRSSDNDDNSDLSHEWATMARAWLCAFAQAKAVSMAEVEAWIDSNLDSIPEGIKSMPRPDLCQRLISIQNCIRLPVAPTPIQEKEDNQADIPHARFQRTDQWRPVYSWLESLDKDEVVKSKDIIDWLTENPEVQEQLCSRHSRYHLMHYIKKCHMKILKRKDKRKGSQQTDKPASQKGLQQSEKPVSLKVNKDVVMKQPTRPVVHLSNNAIDLPKDSDAYLAKQKEALQKYEILVELEKLLSQSLKHQELIK; from the exons ATGTCCAATAATTATGCACACCAAACCCTAGCACAaatggaagaagaagaagaagaaggaggaggaggaggaggaggagttgTACAGAGAAGCTCTGATAACGATGACAACAGTGACCTATCACACGAGTGGGCCACCATGGCTCGAGCTTGGCTCTGTGCCTTCGCCCAAGCCAAAGCTGTGTCCATGGCCGAAGTCGAGGCATGGATTGACTCTAATCTTGATTCTATTCCTGAAGGCATTAAATCAATGCCTCGTCCTGATCTCTGTCAAAgacttatttctattcaaaattgCATAAGACTCCCCGTTGCTCCCACCCCCATTCAG GAAAAAGAAGATAATCAAGCTGATATCCCACACGCTAGATTTCAACGAACTGATCAGTGGAGACCAGTTTATTCGTGGCTGGAATCTTTAGACAAAGATGAGGTGGTTAAATCTAAAGATATTATTGACTGGCTTACTGAGAACCCAGAAGTCCAGGAACAGTTATGCTCTAGACATTCTAGGTACCATTTGATGCATTACATAAAAAAGTGCCATATGAAGATCCTCAAGAGGAAGGATAAGAGGAAG GGGAGTCAGCAGACTGATAAACCAGCATCTCAAAAG GGGTTGCAGCAGTCTGAGAAACCAGTGTCTCTAAAGGTTAACAAAGATGTGGTGATGAAACAACCAACCCGTCCAGTCGTGCATCTAA GCAACAATGCAATTGATCTACCGAAAGATAGTGATGCATATTTGGCCAAGCAAAAGGAAGCATTGCAGAAATATGAGAT TTTAGTGGAGTTGGAGAAGTTACTTTCCCAATCTTTGAAGCATCAAGAACTAATCAAATGA
- the LOC115711603 gene encoding protein phosphatase 1 regulatory subunit INH3 translates to MARPASSATRAAVASSSATVTTTVTLEKPEESTSSSSSSSQPQTLTIRLNRKKKQVTWKEGTVDNEFMQKKSSKKCCIFHKQKPFDEDDSDQEDEDHHLHNNDSKGCCSKDHDQL, encoded by the coding sequence ATGGCTAGACCTGCAAGCTCCGCCACCAGAGCAGCAGTAGCATCGTCATCTGCCACCGTTACAACAACCGTTACGCTGGAGAAACCCGAAGAATCcacgtcttcttcttcttcttcttctcagcCGCAGACTCTAACAATTCGCCTTAACCGAAAGAAGAAGCAAGTAACTTGGAAAGAGGGGACTGTGGACAATGAGTTTATGCAAAAGAAAAGTTCCAAAAAGTGTTGTATATTCCACAAGCAAAAGCCGTTTGACGAGGACGACAGCGATCAAGAAGatgaagatcaccatcttcacAACAATGACAGCAAGGGATGTTGCTCCAAAGATCATGATCAGTTGTAG
- the LOC115711442 gene encoding cytochrome c-type biogenesis protein CcmE homolog, mitochondrial, giving the protein MAASLALRLRTHLLRATLTTTHIATTTIYRQPIFQSPLILSRHSLNRSIPEDLSLGLRFLSTARRNPKRAKTVDIGARARQMQTRRLWLYALSFSCVAGFIVLVLNSFQDNLVFYVTPTEALDKFIVNPSKNKFRLGGLVLEGSVVHPASSPEIEFVVTDLITDILVRYQGALPDLFREGHSAVVEGFVKPITDEIRNEVSAKNVSEKARSGDCYFMATEVLAKHDEKYMPQEVASAIEKNKKKIEADKAAGVESKEA; this is encoded by the coding sequence ATGGCGGCTAGCCTGGCACTCCGTCTCAGAACCCATCTCCTCCGAGCGACCCTAACCACAACCCATATAGCCACCACTACCATCTATCGCCAACCCATCTTCCAATCTCCATTGATTCTCTCCCGGCATTCCCTCAACCGTTCAATTCCGGAAGATCTGTCCCTGGGGCTTCGGTTCCTCTCAACAGCCCGACGCAACCCAAAACGGGCTAAAACCGTCGACATTGGCGCCCGAGCCCGCCAGATGCAGACTCGGAGGCTCTGGCTCTACGCACTGAGCTTTAGCTGCGTTGCAGGCTTCATTGTGTTAGTCCTCAACTCATTCCAAGACAATTTAGTATTCTACGTGACCCCAACTGAAGCTCTTGACAAGTTTATTGTAAACCCTAGCAAGAACAAGTTCCGGCTCGGGGGTTTGGTCCTGGAAGGCAGTGTAGTCCACCCGGCTTCCTCACCGGAGATTGAGTTCGTTGTCACCGACCTAATCACTGATATTCTGGTCAGGTATCAGGGAGCTTTGCCCGATTTATTCAGGGAGGGGCATTCGGCGGTGGTAGAAGGGTTTGTTAAGCCTATCACTGATGAGATTAGAAATGAGGTTTCGGCTAAAAACGTGTCTGAGAAAGCGAGGAGTGGTGACTGTTACTTTATGGCTACAGAGGTTTTGGCTAAGCATGATGAGAAGTATATGCCTCAAGAAGTGGCTTCGGCCATTgagaagaataagaagaagattGAGGCTGATAAAGCTGCTGGGGTCGAATCCAAGGAAGCGTAG
- the LOC115711418 gene encoding urease accessory protein G encodes MASHDHPHSHDHPHSHDHHHHEHGHGDSGSGSWVGPDGKVYHSHDGLAPHSHEPIYSPGFFTKRAPPLHTRDFNERAFTIGIGGPVGTGKTALMLALCQFLRDKYSLAAVTNDIFTKEDGEFLVKHGALPEERIRAVETGGCPHAAIREDISINLGPLEELSNLFKADILLCESGGDNLAANFSRELADYIIYIIDVSGGDKIPRKGGPGITQADLLVINKTDLAAAVGADLEVMKRDALRMRDGGPFVFAQVKHGVGIEEIVNHILQDWEATTGKKRR; translated from the exons atggctTCTCACGATCACCCTCATTCCCATGATCACCCTCATTCCCATGATCACCATCACCATGAACATGGTCATGGAGATTCGGGAAGTGGGTCATGGGTAGGACCCGACGGAAAGGTCTACCATAGCCACGATGGACTTGCACCACACTCACATGAACCCATTTACTCACCTGGATTCTTCACCAAAAGAGCTCCTCCACTTCACACTAGGGATTTCAATGAAAGAGCTTTCACTATTGGTATTGGCGGACCAGTTGGGACTGG gAAAACAGCTCTAATGTTGGCTCTCTGTCAATTTCTAAGAGACAAGTATAGTCTTGCTGCA GTGACAAATGACATATTCACAAAAGAGGATGGTGAGTTCTTGGTGAAGCATGGAGCACTCCCTGAAGAGAGAATAAGAGCTGTTGAAACAGGAGGCTGTCCACATGCTGCTATTCGCGAAGACATAAGTATTAATCTCGGTCCCCTTGAGGAGCTTTCGAATTTGTTCAAGGCAGACATTCTTCTTTGTGAATCCGGTGGAG ATAACTTAGCAGCTAACTTCAGCAGAGAGCTAGCTGACTATATCATCTACATAATAGATGTATCTGGTGGTGATAAAATTCCTCGAAAAGGCGGTCCTGGCATCACTCAAGCTGATCTTCTG GTGATCAACAAGACCGACCTTGCAGCTGCAGTTGGAGCTGATTTAGAGGTCATGAAGAGGGATGCACTTCGTATGCGAGATGGCGGGCCTTTTGTTTTTGCTCAG GTAAAGCATGGAGTTGGCATAGAGGAAATAGTGAACCACATTTTACAGGATTGGGAAGCTACAACAGGGAAGAAGCGCCGCTGA
- the LOC115711272 gene encoding F-box protein At5g50450, with protein MAFQRKKKFKIHRRIEERVDFFDGLPDDIVTCILAKLSSSASSPSDFVNILVTCKRLNRLGLHPLVLSKACSKVFDIKAEKWSDSAHRFLKECVNSGNAEASYTLGMIRFYCLQNPGSGASLMAKAAMKSHAPALYSLAVIQFNGSGGSKSDKDLRAGVALCARAAFLGHIDALRELGHCLQDGYGTRQNVAEGRRLLVQANARELAAGLRSPVWMSNYYRRCLSPPVPVGCSLLSDFGCIVPERELHPANRFLKEWFESGRGAVGEKLRLCAHGGCGRPETRPHEFRRCSVCGKVNYCSRGCQALDWKLRHKAECNPGERWLEEDGADVDGGGGEMAEVEDGENVLFE; from the exons atggcATTTCAGAGGAAAAAAAAGTTCAAAATACACCGTCGAATCGAAGAGAGAGTAGATTTCTTTGATGGCTTACCGGACGATATCGTAACGTGTATCCTCGCTAAGCTTAGTTCCTCAGCTTCTTCTCCTTCTGATTTCGTTAACATTCTTGTTAC ATGTAAGAGATTGAATCGGTTAGGTCTTCATCCGTTGGTCTTATCTAAAGCTTGTTCGAAAGTGTTTGATATTAAAGCTGAAAAGTGGTCTGATTCTGCTCACCGGTTTTTGAAAGAGTGCGTTAACTCCGGTAACGCTGAGGCTTCTTATACACTCGGAATG ATCCGATTTTATTGCTTACAAAATCCAGGGAGTGGTGCTTCGCTCATGGCAAAGGCAGCGATGAAATCTCACGCGCCGGCTCTTTACTCACTCGCTGTGATTCAGTTCAACGGTAGCGGCGGTTCAAAGAGCGACAAGGATCTTCGCGCGGGAGTAGCTTTGTGTGCACGCGCCGCCTTCCTCGGTCACATCGACGCACTACGCGAGCTCGGTCATTGCCTCCAGGACGGTTACGGAACCAGGCAAAACGTTGCAGAGGGACGCCGCCTCCTTGTTCAGGCGAACGCGCGCGAGCTTGCCGCCGGTCTCCGTTCTCCGGTGTGGATGTCCAATTACTACCGCCGGTGCTTATCTCCACCAGTGCCGGTCGGTTGCTCGCTCCTGAGCGATTTCGGGTGCATCGTGCCGGAGAGAGAGCTCCATCCGGCGAACCGGTTCCTGAAAGAGTGGTTCGAGTCAGGCCGCGGCGCGGTGGGAGAAAAGCTCAGACTCTGCGCCCATGGCGGGTGCGGTCGACCAGAGACACGGCCGCACGAGTTTCGAAGGTGCTCAGTGTGTGGGAAGGTGAATTACTGCTCGCGTGGATGTCAAGCGCTCGATTGGAAACTTCGGCATAAAGCTGAGTGTAATCCCGGAGAACGGTGGCTTGAAGAAGACGGCGCCGACGTCGACGGTGGTGGAGGAGAAATGGCAGAGGTTGAAGACGGTGAGAATGTGTTGtttgaataa